One Onthophagus taurus isolate NC chromosome 11, IU_Otau_3.0, whole genome shotgun sequence genomic window carries:
- the LOC111429480 gene encoding dolichyl-phosphate beta-glucosyltransferase, with amino-acid sequence MEDYTVFFYYISAFLASAVISGWLILISSTNAYPNIIRTKKEKYFRNPITGENVVFPTLNENPTLDLSVIVPAYNEEERLCPMLDECIEFLEGRFKSTGFKYEIIIVNDGSKDKTVQVAEKYCKKLGVDKFRILDLEYNRGKGGAVRLGIQCGRGSLLLFVDADGATKFADFDKVEKKLFELISTTNSKDSADKLAMSIGSRSHLQDEAIAERSLFRTILMYGFHFLVWLFAVRTIKDTQCGFKLFTRKTAKLCFESLHVERWAFDVELLYIAEKLKIPIAEVAVNWTEIDGSKITPFWSWVQMGVDLGLIWLRYTTTAWKIKAKEDLK; translated from the exons ATGGAAGattataccgtttttttctattatatttCGGCGTTTTTAGCCTCTGCAGTAATTTCG ggatggttaatattaatatcaagCACAAATGCTTATCCAAACATAATAAGAACGAAAAAGGAAAAGTATTTTAGGAACCCTATTACAGGAGAAAATGTAGTTTTCCCCACACTAAATGAAAACCCAACTTTAGATTTAAGTGTAATAGTGCCGGCTTATAATGAAGAAGAAAGAT tatgtCCAATGTTGGATGAGTGTATTGAATTTTTAGAAGGAAGATTTAAATCGACAGGGTTTAAATATGAGATAATTATAGTTAATGATGGTAGTAAAGATAAAACAGTGCAGGTAGccgaaaaatattgcaaaaaattaggtgttgataaatttagaattttgGATTTGGAGTATAATCGGGGAAAAGGTGGAGCTGTTCGTTTG GGTAtacaatgtggaagaggttctttattattatttgttgatGCTGATGGAGCaacaaaatttgccgattttgataaagttgaaaagaaattgtttgaattaatttcaacAACCAATTCTAAAGATAGTGCAGATAAATTAGCAATGTCAATAGGTTCAAGATCCCATTTACAAGATGAAGCCATAGCAGAAAGAAGTTTATTcagaacaattttaatgtacGGTTTTCATTTCTTGGTTTGGTTATTTGCAGTTCGTACAATTAAGGATACACAAtgtggttttaaattatttacaagaAAAACGGCGAAATTGTGTTTTGAATCATTACATGTTGAAAGATG GGCTTTTGATGTAGAGTTATTGTACATAGctgaaaagttaaaaattccAATTGCTGAAGTAGCTGTTAATTGGACTGAAATTGATGGGTCTAAAATAACACCTTTTTGGAGTTGGGTTCAAATGGGGGTTGATCTTGGATTGATTTGGTTGAGATATACAACTACAGCTTGGAAAATAAAAGCTAAAGAAGATCTGAAATGA
- the LOC111429433 gene encoding uncharacterized protein — protein MISKEECEKVLNAYNNKTNFEKYTITKFNSVLGFLGDHSLLKIYYSECNIKKNTTFFLKTFPKPSKEHVDYIKKLGVFQKEALLYSNLIHHFQTYFDEAFSPKMYLTDNKEFIILEDLNRLGYENIPGKSLDLNHLEAALKSLAYLHASSIIFEEKRRELNENYQLIDEFYDEFKEVSFSPNEEHPRNKLSKNILKAVLDCIETMPEFKIYKQQTSKNLIEFIEKDVYELIKPSKRFRNTITHCDLWSNNAMFRKTKNNLDCILVDFQFARYIPSVYDVLLTMYLNLSYKDLNDNFKRLLDFYYECLKRSLEKHEIEIKMIISYPEFWECVDFYKRLAIVEATWFGTIAFIGDDLGQKISLDEDIFREFYYFNRSKHLLEEMKRNEEYKVKITDLLRHIVILFK, from the coding sequence ATGATTTCTAAAGAAGAAtgtgaaaaagttttaaacgcctataacaacaaaacaaattttgaaaaatacaccataacaaaatttaattcagtTTTAGGATTTCTCGGTGATCacagtttattaaaaatatattattccGAATGtaacattaaaaagaatacaaccttctttttaaaaacgtttccGAAGCCATCAAAAGAACACGTcgattatatcaaaaaattaggAGTTTTCCAAAAAGAAGCGCTACTATACTCAAATTTAATCCATCATTTCCAAACATATTTCGATGAAGCATTTTCTCCGAAAATGTATTTAACAGAtaacaaagaatttattattttggaagATTTAAACCGATTGGGTTACGAAAATATTCCAGGAAAATCGTTGGATTTAAACCACTTAGAAGCAGCTCTTAAAAGTTTAGCTTATTTACATGCATCTTCGatcatttttgaagaaaaacgacGAGAgctaaatgaaaattatcaattaattgATGAGTTTTACGATGAATTCAAAGAAGTTTCGTTTTCGCCAAACGAAGAGCATCCCAGGAATAAACTGAgtaagaatattttaaaagccGTTTTGGATTGTATCGAAACAATGcctgaatttaaaatttacaaacaacaaacttcaaaaaatttaattgaatttatcgAAAAAGATGTttacgaattaattaaacctTCAAAAAGATTTCGAAATACCATAACCCATTGTGATTTATGGAGCAATAACGCAATGTTtcgaaaaaccaaaaataaccTGGATTGTATTTTAGTTGATTTCCAATTTGCTAGATACATTCCTTCCGTTTACGACGTTTTATTAACAATGTATTTGAATTTATCTTACAAGGATTTaaacgataattttaaaagattattaGATTTTTATTACGAATGTTTAAAAAGAAGTTTGGAAAAGCacgaaattgaaataaaaatgattatatcGTATCCCGAATTTTGGGAATGcgtcgatttttataaaagattaGCTATAGTTGAAGCAACTTGGTTTGGAACTATCGCTTTTATTGGAGATGATTTAGGACAAAAAATTAGTTTGGATGAAGATATTTTTAgggaattttattattttaatagaaGCAAACATTTGTTGGAAGAAATGAAAAGGAATGAAGAATACAAGGTGAAAATAACCGATTTATTAAGacacattgttattttatttaaataa